Proteins encoded within one genomic window of Candidatus Limnocylindria bacterium:
- a CDS encoding polymer-forming cytoskeletal protein: MQQRDTRDYSAPRDRTTPSAGDLNALLGKGSEFEGKLAFEGKVRIDGTFTGEISTNDLLMVGDGAKVTAEISCGTVIVEGEVIGNIKATSAVELRRPAKVHGDITTPSLVIEKGVVFEGRSKMDELQSSNVVPIYATAEPGE; the protein is encoded by the coding sequence ATGCAGCAGCGAGACACGCGCGACTATTCGGCTCCCCGGGATCGCACGACGCCCAGCGCGGGCGACCTGAACGCACTTCTCGGCAAGGGCTCCGAGTTCGAGGGCAAGCTCGCCTTCGAAGGCAAGGTCCGGATCGACGGCACGTTCACTGGCGAGATCTCGACCAACGACCTGCTCATGGTCGGCGACGGCGCCAAGGTCACGGCCGAGATCAGCTGCGGCACGGTCATCGTCGAGGGCGAGGTCATCGGCAACATCAAGGCGACCTCCGCCGTCGAGCTCCGCCGCCCGGCGAAGGTCCACGGCGACATCACGACGCCGTCCCTGGTCATCGAAAAGGGCGTCGTCTTCGAGGGTCGCTCCAAGATGGACGAGCTTCAGTCATCGAACGTCGTTCCGATCTACGCGACCGCCGAACCCGGCGAGTAG
- a CDS encoding prohibitin family protein, whose amino-acid sequence MTIRGTQPRSGGPAIGLGVVGIAALLVLIIAIFGSFTQVGVGEVGIVKHFGAIDTDHPDVFDPGIHTKVPFRDDVVIFDTRIQKEQVESSAASKDGVTIHSTITINFHIDAAKAPLILQNIGANYKERIIDQQIQQAFKDVTAQYAGLELIQKREEVALKAKGVLKDKLTPYYIVVDEFTIPNYEFPKEFNDAILATQVANQQNLQAKQLQEKARTEAETALIVAQGLANAQKAQATTLTPEYLQLQAINKWNGQLPQYLTPNTPLPFIGTTPQTPAR is encoded by the coding sequence ATGACCATCAGGGGGACGCAGCCACGGTCCGGGGGGCCGGCTATCGGTCTCGGAGTCGTGGGCATCGCCGCGTTGCTCGTGCTCATCATCGCGATCTTCGGATCTTTCACGCAGGTCGGCGTCGGCGAGGTCGGCATCGTGAAGCACTTCGGCGCGATCGACACCGATCACCCCGACGTGTTCGATCCGGGTATCCACACCAAGGTCCCGTTCCGTGACGACGTCGTGATCTTCGACACCCGCATCCAGAAGGAGCAGGTCGAGTCGAGCGCGGCGTCGAAGGACGGCGTAACGATCCACTCGACGATCACGATCAACTTCCACATCGACGCGGCGAAGGCGCCGCTGATCCTCCAGAACATCGGTGCGAACTACAAGGAGCGCATCATCGACCAGCAGATCCAGCAGGCGTTCAAGGACGTCACGGCGCAGTACGCCGGCCTCGAGCTGATCCAGAAGCGCGAGGAGGTCGCACTTAAGGCAAAGGGCGTTCTGAAGGACAAGCTCACGCCCTACTACATCGTCGTCGACGAATTCACGATCCCGAACTACGAGTTCCCCAAGGAGTTCAACGACGCGATCCTGGCGACGCAGGTGGCCAACCAGCAGAACCTCCAGGCCAAGCAGCTCCAGGAAAAGGCCCGCACCGAGGCCGAGACCGCGTTGATCGTTGCCCAGGGTCTGGCGAACGCCCAGAAGGCGCAGGCGACGACCCTGACCCCCGAGTACCTCCAGCTCCAGGCGATCAACAAGTGGAACGGCCAGCTGCCGCAGTACCTGACCCCGAACACGCCGCTGCCCTTCATCGGCACGACGCCGCAGACCCCGGCGAGGTAG